Proteins encoded together in one Chitinophaga sp. LS1 window:
- a CDS encoding MlaD family protein: protein MLKVSNETKVGILAAVAIAMLILGFNLLKGKSLFSHSKTIYAVYTQVNGLQPSSAVQVNGLVVGNVANLDVMDKNAGRILVTLTIKKKIDIPRNSVARITGDLLGTKTVQIDFGNANDYLKDGDTVYAAVDGSVTDALKEQLNPLVQKLEGTLGSVDSVLLTVNSIFDTTTKGNLREAIAHLNATMGNFTRTSASLNGMLDPKHGNVTATFDNLEALTANLKANNDKITAILSNAEKTTAALSNGQLDKTLQELQQMATRLNETIAKLNSTDGTAGMLLNDKKVYVNLQNSLNSLNKLLEDLRVNPKRYVHFSLFGKKSKPQPIPSDTATAQ, encoded by the coding sequence ATGCTTAAAGTATCGAACGAAACTAAGGTTGGCATCCTGGCTGCAGTAGCCATCGCAATGCTGATTTTAGGTTTTAATTTGTTAAAAGGTAAAAGCCTTTTTTCGCATAGCAAGACTATTTATGCTGTATATACACAGGTAAATGGCCTCCAACCTTCCAGCGCCGTACAGGTAAATGGCCTCGTGGTAGGTAATGTAGCCAACCTGGACGTAATGGATAAAAACGCAGGCCGCATCCTGGTAACGCTGACTATCAAGAAGAAAATTGATATTCCGCGCAATTCTGTGGCCCGTATTACCGGCGACCTGTTAGGTACCAAAACCGTACAGATCGACTTCGGTAACGCGAACGATTATCTCAAAGACGGCGATACCGTGTATGCAGCCGTAGACGGATCCGTAACAGACGCCCTCAAAGAACAACTGAACCCATTGGTGCAGAAACTGGAAGGTACACTGGGATCTGTAGACTCCGTTCTCCTGACCGTCAACTCCATCTTTGACACAACTACCAAAGGCAACCTCAGAGAAGCAATCGCCCACCTGAATGCCACTATGGGCAACTTTACCCGTACTTCCGCATCCCTGAATGGTATGCTGGATCCAAAACATGGTAATGTGACCGCAACCTTCGACAACCTGGAAGCACTCACCGCTAACCTGAAAGCAAACAACGACAAGATCACCGCTATCCTGAGCAATGCAGAAAAAACAACTGCTGCCCTGTCTAACGGTCAACTGGATAAAACACTACAGGAGTTGCAGCAAATGGCTACACGCCTGAACGAAACAATTGCAAAACTGAATAGTACCGATGGTACTGCAGGTATGTTGCTGAACGATAAGAAAGTATATGTAAACCTGCAGAATTCATTGAATAGCCTCAATAAATTGTTGGAAGACCTTCGCGTAAATCCAAAAAGGTATGTACACTTCTCTTTGTTCGGTAAAAAATCAAAACCTCAGCCCATACCATCAGATACTGCTACGGCACAATGA
- a CDS encoding N-acetylmuramoyl-L-alanine amidase, with amino-acid sequence MRWNRFWIFLSCATFFGSLFLYARNKPEPAGKKQNPPLRTIIIDPGHSATTPGAKGSFSTEEQVTLDVALKLGKLIEANMKDVRVVYTRKTPAALAGSLKADLNERANIANREKGDLFISIHCNSAGPTHKVTGYKTVYVKKGKKKVASKRPIYSTSPSTAEGTETYVWATGKNNAKTESLRESSVIMLDAESEGANSVMDMSDPETFILLNTLRNAYFDQSLRLSSLIEDQFTEVGRISRGARQRDEKGIWVLQATAMPSVLVELGFISNPQEEKYLNSDDGQQEMALCIFKAIKRYKDELNRYDGDRRSGSEQPATIQNNATTTKSKSVYKQSADKEVVSNTPTAPAKQSFDVQLLVTEKTYGRGATIFNGMHGTIRKYSYVKDSKKLNKYIWENFRTEAEAKAALQKAKQLGFRQAFVINKDGSIGSSKPTPPVQLAKTKSVSKPPDNKYNIQLLVTDKKYTRSAPIFSKLNGYIKKQPVSINNKTLNKYVWGTFASINEARSALSHAKKAGFWNAFIMDPEHNSLAQR; translated from the coding sequence ATGCGCTGGAACCGATTTTGGATTTTTTTAAGTTGTGCAACATTTTTTGGAAGTTTATTTCTTTACGCGAGGAACAAACCTGAACCAGCAGGCAAAAAACAAAATCCGCCCCTAAGGACGATCATTATTGATCCTGGACATAGTGCTACTACCCCGGGAGCAAAAGGAAGTTTTTCCACGGAGGAACAGGTAACACTGGATGTAGCCCTTAAGTTGGGCAAGCTGATCGAAGCCAATATGAAAGATGTACGTGTGGTCTACACAAGAAAGACACCCGCAGCACTGGCAGGCTCCCTGAAGGCAGACCTGAACGAAAGAGCCAATATCGCCAATAGGGAAAAAGGAGACCTTTTTATCTCTATTCACTGTAATTCTGCTGGCCCTACCCATAAAGTAACCGGCTATAAGACGGTATATGTGAAGAAAGGAAAAAAGAAAGTAGCCTCCAAAAGACCTATTTACTCAACCTCCCCCAGCACAGCAGAAGGTACTGAAACCTATGTATGGGCTACCGGGAAGAACAATGCAAAGACAGAATCCCTGCGTGAAAGCTCCGTAATCATGCTGGATGCTGAATCTGAAGGGGCTAATTCTGTCATGGATATGTCCGATCCGGAAACCTTTATCCTGCTGAACACCCTGCGCAACGCTTATTTTGACCAGAGCCTCCGCCTCTCTTCCCTGATCGAAGATCAGTTTACAGAAGTAGGCCGCATCAGCCGTGGCGCCCGTCAGCGTGACGAAAAAGGAATCTGGGTGCTGCAGGCCACCGCCATGCCAAGTGTACTGGTAGAACTGGGCTTTATCTCTAACCCACAGGAAGAAAAGTACCTGAACTCAGACGATGGTCAGCAGGAAATGGCACTCTGCATCTTTAAAGCAATCAAACGCTACAAGGATGAACTGAACCGCTACGATGGCGACCGCCGCTCCGGCAGCGAACAACCAGCTACCATTCAGAACAATGCCACTACCACCAAAAGCAAGTCGGTTTATAAGCAATCCGCTGATAAAGAGGTCGTAAGCAATACACCTACTGCCCCAGCCAAACAATCTTTTGATGTACAACTGCTGGTCACCGAAAAGACCTACGGCAGAGGTGCTACCATATTTAATGGAATGCACGGTACCATCAGGAAGTATTCATACGTAAAAGACAGTAAGAAGTTAAATAAATATATCTGGGAAAATTTCCGGACCGAAGCTGAAGCCAAAGCTGCATTGCAAAAAGCAAAGCAGCTTGGCTTTCGCCAGGCCTTTGTAATTAACAAGGATGGCTCCATAGGTAGTTCAAAACCAACGCCCCCCGTACAGCTGGCTAAAACAAAGTCGGTGAGCAAGCCACCAGACAATAAATATAATATACAACTCCTCGTTACTGATAAGAAGTATACCCGCTCAGCCCCCATCTTCAGCAAATTGAACGGTTATATTAAAAAACAACCCGTGTCTATTAATAATAAGACACTTAATAAATATGTTTGGGGCACTTTTGCCAGCATCAATGAAGCAAGGTCTGCGCTCTCCCACGCCAAAAAAGCCGGCTTCTGGAACGCCTTTATTATGGACCCTGAGCATAACAGCCTTGCTCAACGTTAA
- a CDS encoding putative LPS assembly protein LptD, producing MRQIYLVFGGILIAFPVIFTSLASPRSDLTVSSIVFADTVPKGADTTIPAIKTPEPAKTDTQHPNRIDTIGSSTDSTGIDSLHGPKLSKDSLDAPVAYKAKDSIILVIPEKKFYMYGTANTKYKTMEITAERMTYMQSTGIMEATTALDTAGKPFGRPHFKDGGQEFDSDTLRFAMETKKAKIYNTKSQYGEGYVHSEQTKRMPDNSIFGFKNGYTTCNLDTPHFQFRAKKIKVIPDKLVISGPANLEIEGIPTPLFIPFAIFPITQGQRSGILVPGYVVNAQKGMGLENGGYYLGLGEHFDLTMRGDIYSYGSWSLTASPTYRKRYHYNGGMTLSFANTRFGDPSVKSEFSRSRDFRVTWNHSMDSKARPGVNFGANVNFGTSSYNTYNVTDYATRVNNNIGSSISFSKTWQGKPYNFTSSLTHSQNLSTRDVSISFPNATFSMNTQYPFQPKELVGKSKWYHKLGIGYTATLANSVTFKDSVFGKSKMFDALQSGMKQNIPISFTIPVFKNFTLSPGVSYAEYWYTKKTERRWNPNKRVSVDSLGGLDTIYTQGFFAARQASASLSLSTAVYGMYVFPNGSKVKAIRHVMRPTLSISAQPDLASNAYYNQYYNRDSDAVRTSYFTSSSVGVPSEGRAASISFGLDNNLEMKVFSKKDTSANHEKKIKLLDGFGFNGSYNLLADSFKLSTFSLYARTNLFDKINITASGNIDPYVYNSRGKKIDKYVWNQGRFSPGRLSNATIALSTSLTSPDKKAKAKQDQLNSIENAESTDAAFQAQQRQLATVKKNPGEYVDFDIPWKLDLSYSLTYSNTIQADSGGVVKTFYQYLTVSGDFSLTPKWKVGVNSGYDFINHALGYTNMYISRDLHCWQMSINLIPIGSYRQFSITISPKAGILRDLRINRSRTFYDL from the coding sequence TTGAGACAGATATACCTGGTATTTGGAGGAATATTAATTGCGTTTCCTGTAATTTTTACCAGTTTGGCTTCGCCGAGGTCCGACCTCACCGTGTCTTCAATTGTTTTCGCAGATACCGTGCCGAAAGGGGCGGATACGACTATTCCTGCTATAAAAACGCCGGAACCAGCAAAAACTGATACACAGCATCCAAACCGTATTGATACTATTGGATCTTCAACCGATTCCACAGGAATAGATAGCCTGCATGGTCCCAAGCTCTCCAAGGATAGCCTGGATGCGCCAGTTGCTTACAAAGCGAAGGATTCTATTATCCTGGTAATTCCGGAAAAGAAGTTTTATATGTATGGCACTGCCAATACAAAGTATAAAACGATGGAGATTACAGCTGAACGAATGACCTACATGCAATCTACAGGTATTATGGAAGCCACTACCGCGCTGGATACAGCTGGTAAGCCTTTCGGTCGTCCGCATTTCAAGGACGGTGGACAGGAATTTGATTCCGATACCCTGCGTTTTGCAATGGAAACGAAGAAAGCAAAGATCTACAATACCAAATCCCAGTACGGAGAAGGCTATGTGCATAGCGAGCAGACGAAGCGCATGCCTGACAATAGCATCTTTGGTTTCAAAAACGGGTATACTACCTGTAACCTGGATACCCCTCACTTCCAGTTCAGGGCCAAAAAGATCAAGGTAATTCCTGATAAACTGGTAATATCTGGTCCGGCAAACCTGGAGATTGAAGGGATTCCAACACCTTTGTTCATTCCTTTTGCCATTTTCCCAATCACCCAGGGACAACGTTCCGGTATCCTGGTGCCGGGGTATGTGGTGAACGCCCAGAAGGGGATGGGTCTGGAAAATGGAGGATACTACTTAGGTCTGGGGGAGCATTTTGACCTTACCATGCGGGGAGATATCTACTCTTATGGTAGCTGGTCGCTCACTGCCAGTCCGACATACCGAAAGCGCTATCATTATAATGGTGGTATGACTTTGAGTTTTGCCAATACCCGTTTCGGTGATCCTTCGGTGAAATCTGAGTTTAGCCGCTCTCGTGACTTCAGGGTTACCTGGAACCACAGTATGGACAGTAAGGCCAGGCCGGGTGTGAACTTCGGTGCGAACGTGAACTTTGGTACTTCCAGCTATAATACTTACAATGTAACGGATTATGCTACCCGTGTAAACAATAACATTGGTTCTTCTATCAGCTTTTCGAAGACCTGGCAGGGCAAGCCTTATAACTTTACATCTAGTCTGACACACTCTCAGAACCTGAGTACCCGTGATGTGTCTATTTCCTTCCCGAATGCGACGTTTTCCATGAATACGCAGTATCCGTTTCAGCCAAAGGAGCTGGTTGGGAAGTCTAAATGGTACCACAAACTCGGGATTGGGTACACCGCAACGCTTGCTAATAGCGTGACATTCAAGGACTCAGTGTTTGGTAAGTCGAAGATGTTCGATGCGTTGCAGTCAGGGATGAAACAGAATATTCCTATCTCCTTTACTATTCCTGTGTTTAAAAACTTTACCCTGTCTCCGGGTGTCAGTTATGCAGAATATTGGTATACAAAGAAGACGGAGCGTAGGTGGAATCCAAACAAGCGTGTGAGTGTAGACTCTTTGGGTGGTTTGGATACAATATATACTCAGGGCTTCTTTGCTGCACGGCAGGCGAGTGCAAGTTTGTCTTTGTCAACAGCGGTATATGGTATGTATGTGTTCCCGAATGGGTCTAAAGTGAAAGCTATCCGCCATGTGATGCGGCCTACACTGAGTATCAGTGCGCAACCTGATCTGGCCAGTAATGCCTATTATAACCAGTATTATAATAGGGACAGCGATGCGGTACGTACTTCTTATTTTACCAGTTCTTCTGTTGGGGTGCCTTCGGAGGGGAGGGCCGCATCTATCTCGTTCGGGTTGGATAATAACCTGGAAATGAAGGTGTTCTCGAAGAAGGATACGTCGGCGAACCATGAGAAGAAGATCAAGCTGCTGGATGGTTTTGGTTTCAATGGTTCTTATAACCTGTTGGCGGACAGCTTCAAACTGTCAACTTTCAGTTTGTACGCCCGTACGAACCTGTTTGATAAGATCAACATCACAGCCAGTGGTAATATTGATCCTTATGTATATAATAGCAGGGGAAAAAAAATTGACAAATATGTGTGGAATCAGGGCAGGTTCAGTCCGGGCCGATTATCGAATGCCACGATAGCGCTGAGTACGTCCCTTACTTCGCCGGATAAGAAGGCGAAGGCCAAGCAGGATCAGCTGAATAGTATAGAGAATGCAGAAAGTACGGATGCGGCATTCCAGGCACAGCAGCGACAGCTGGCGACGGTGAAGAAGAACCCGGGTGAGTATGTGGACTTTGATATTCCATGGAAGTTGGATCTGTCTTATAGCCTGACTTATAGTAATACGATCCAGGCGGATTCAGGAGGGGTGGTGAAGACATTCTACCAGTACCTGACGGTTAGTGGAGATTTTAGTTTGACACCGAAG